A segment of the Deltaproteobacteria bacterium genome:
GATCTTTCTCCAGGTGTTGAATATTGAGGGTTTTGCAGAAGTCCGGCCAATAACGATCAGCCTGAATCATCGCCAGGCAGATCCATTTGCCATCGCCGCATTTGTAGTGATTCCACAGCGGGTTGGGCACTTTGGTTCGGTAGGCACGACGGAATTCTTTCCCCAAGGTCAGTCGGCTCGCCAAGTTGAGCCCTTGTAAGGCCATCATGCTACCAAGATGCGAACCATCGACTTCTTGACCGATGCCATAGCGCTCTCGCGCGAGCAGGGCAGTCATCACCCCATAGGCGAGCATGATCGCGCCCATTTGGTCGGCAATCCCACCAGTAATGCTGAGCGGGTCCATATCCGGTTCGCCTACCGCGTTCATAATGCCGGAACGCGCAAGCCCCATGTAATCGAACGACGGCTCGCCCGAGTCGGGACCATCGGGGCCATAGCCCGTGGCGCTGGCGTAGATGAGTTTGGGGTTGTATCGGGAGAGGGCTTGGTAATCGAGACCCAGCCGACCGGCGACTCCCTTACGAAAATTCTGCACAAACACGTCGGACTTTTCGGCGAGCTTGTAGACTATTTCTTTACCCTCGGTCCGCTTCAAGTCGAGGGTAATACTTTTCTTATGGCGATTATTGGTCTCGAAATAGTAGTTACGATTCCCCGCAGTGCCGGTCGCCGCCCCGCCAATGCTCATAATGCCGCGCCCTGGGTCGCCGCTCACGCGGTCTTCGATCTTAATCACCTCGGCACCGAGGTCGCCGAGCATCATGGTAGACACCGGACCCTGCTGCCAGATCGTCCAATCCAGTACGCGAATTCCTTCTAGAGGCTTTGGCATAGTTCCCTCCCTAAGATTGTTGTGTGTGGACGGGACTGTAGCACGAATGGGGAAAGGGGGTAAAGGAAAGGTGCGGCACAATGCGATCAGCTTGAACGGCTGCCAGCGGTGATAGGGAAGGACCGATCAGCTATACCCGGCTTGCCGCCCACAGCACGCCAACGATCGTCCCGAGAATGACCACTACGCCAACTATAGCGACAACATCATAGATCATGGTTCCTGTTTCTCGATCTGGACGAGAATCCGATGCCTCCTTCTCGCTAACGTCCATATCACTACACCAAGGCCGAGGCTAGCGGTAATTCCGGCTAGGGCAAAACCTAAATGAAGCGGATCGTGCGGACCGAGCAGCAATCCTAAGGTACCGCCGCCAATGGCCAAAAGCGCCACAAAAGCGAATCGCAGTAATTCCGTCAAAAACTTCAGACGCTCCGTGATCGCTTCTTTCTTCATAAAGTGCCCCCTTCCATACTTGCACGGAGGAGGAAAGCCAGTTAATCCCAACCAAGCCCTCGAATACAAAGATCCTTACCAATGCCAATGAAAATTTCTTCAGTCGATTTTGTCGGCGCCGCCGCCAAGATCGGCGCCTATCCGCAGCTTTCGCATCCAGAGATTGCTTTTGCCGGGCGCTCGAACGTCGGCAAATCGTCATTGATTAACTCTCTACTCAACCGCAAAATCGCCCGCACGAGTTCCACACCGGGGCGTACCCAGCAACTCAATTTTTTCGAGATCAATAAAAAGCTCACGTTCGTGGATCTGCCCGGCTTCGGTTATGCCAAAGTCTCGAAACAAGACCGCCAGCAGTGGCGGCACTTGATCGAAGATTATCTCATCACTTCGAAAAATTTACGCGGCGTCGTGATCATCGTCGATATCCGTCGCGGGCCGGAAGAAGAAGAGGCGGCGCTGTGCAACTTCCTAATGCATTACCGGCGCGCGTTTCTGATCGTGGCAACGAAATGCGACAAGCTCAAGCGTGGGCAAATCGAACAACAGCGCAAGATGATTTCCATGCGCTTGGGGAGTATCCCACCTTTTCTTTTTTCCGCAGAGACCGGCGCCGGCAAAGAAGAGTTATGGCAAGCGTTACTCGATCTGACAGCGCTGGACTCGCAGGCACCGTTCCCGGAGCGGCCTGATGCCTGAAGTGTCGGTCATCGTTCCGACTTATAACCGGCGCGAGTTCGTCCACGAGGCGATGGCCTCGGTATACGCGCAAACGTTTCTGGACTTCGAGCTGCTCGTCGTCGATGACGGTTCGACCGACGGCACAGCAGAGGTCATGCTCGAGTTTCCCGACGCACGTTACCTGTGGCAAGAGAATCTCGGGGTATCGGCGGCGCGCAATGCTGGCGCGGCGGCGAGCCGTGGGCACCTGTTAGCTTTTCTCGATTCGGACGACCTCTGGCAACCGCGCAAGCTAGCAACCCAAGTCGATTTTTTCCATACGCATCCCGAAGCGCAAATTTGTCAGACCGAAGAAATCTGGCTGCGCAACGGAATGCGGATTAACCCTCACCACAAGCATCGGAAACCCAGTGGCGACATTTTTGTCCGCAGCTTAGCGCTGTGTCTGGTCAGTCCCTCGGCGGTCATGCTGCGGCGCGCATTCTTCGAGCAACTCGGTGGGTTCGACGAACATCTACCAGCCTGCGAAGACTACGACTTGTGGCTACGGATCGCCGCGATGGAGCCGGTGCATTTACTCGACGAGCCACTGGTCATCAAGCGCGGCGGGCATGCCGACCAACTCTCGCGTCAATTCTGGGGCATGGATCGGTTTCGCGTGAAAGCGCTATGCAAGCTGCTGGATTCCGGCGTGCTTTCCCCTGAGCAGTACCAGCAAACCGTGGCCACCTTGCAAGCGAAATGCGCGATCCTGGCGCACGGCGCACGGAAACGCGGGCAAGACGGAGGGGAATACGTGCAACTGGCGACGACGTATGCAAGGTGAAAGACAGAGATAGAGACAGAATATGTGGATAGTCGCTGAACAAATCGCCGCGTACGCTCAACTGAAGCGCCTGAGCCCGCAGACGGTCGCGCGCTGGCAAGCGTGGGCGGAGCCGGATCGGGCGGCGCTCTGGGAGCTGGTGCAGGCATTACAGCTAGGCGAGAACCACCTGCGCGATTTTCTCGACTGGTGCGAGGAAATCGCCCTGCGCGATGGGAGCACTGTCGCCGCCTTCCTCGCTCGCCCGGAACTCCGTCGCCCGTTAACAGCACAGCTCGGGCGGAACGATAAACTGAAAGCCGTGAAAGATGCGTTGCGTAAGCTCCGCTATCCTCGCCTTTCCCAGTTGGAGGAAGAGTTACGTTTGGCAGTGAAGGCGCTGGACCTCGGCGGGCGAGTGCAGGTATCATTCCCGCCATCGTTAGAAGGCGAAGATGTTACGGTCACGATTACGGCGCGCAATACGAAAGAGCTGGACGAGCATGTCACTCGGGTGCGGCAACGCCTAGAGGACGGGGCGATACAGCGCTTGTTCGCACTGTTGGATCAGGTGTAACGACACTCTTCCCGAAACCTGCTCTTTCTGAACGCAGCAACCGGATCGGCTCGATCCGAGAAACGAAAGCATGAAACGCTATCAACCTGAAGAAATTTTGATCGAACGCGGCGAGGAAAATACCCCGGTCGTGCGGCGCACACTGGACCATCTGCCAGACACGCCGGTGCGCATTGTCGAGCCTGGGTGGGAACGCGAGGCTCCTCCGCGCGACGGCACCGACTCGTTCGCCGCTGGGAAACGCCGCCTGCTGTTTACTCGTCAGCGTTCGACGTTCCTTGAGCATTGCCCTGCCGGGACTTCCGGCTTGGTATGCTGCAACTATTTGGTGGTAAGTTTGATTTCCAACTGCCCGATGGATTGCAGCTATTGTTTTCTGCAAGAGTATCTCGCGAACAATCCGCTCCTCAAAGTCTTCACCAACGTCGAGGACCTCATGAGCGAAGTCGCCAAAGCGGTGGACCGCCAGCCCTGGCGGCAGTTCCGCATCGGCACCGGCGAACTCTCCGACAGTCTGGCCCTCGATCCGCTTCTGGGATTTTCCGGCGACCTCGTCCCGTTTTTCGCGGCGCGCAAAAATGTGTTGCTCGAATTCAAAACTAAGAGCGATCGCATCGAGGAACTGCTCAAGCATGACCCTAAGGATCGTGTGGTAGTGTCGTGGTCGCTCACGCCACCGGCCATTGCCGATACCGAAGAACACGGCACAGCGTCATTCGCCGAACGGCTCCACGCGGCGCAGCGGGTGCAAGCCGCAGGGTATAAGGTCGGGTTTCATTTCGATCCCTTGATCGAGTATCCGCACTGGGAAGAAGGGTATCGAGACACGATCACGCAGGTCTTCTCGGCAGTCGACCCGCGCCGGGTTGCATGGGTGAGTTTGGGAAGTTTACGCATGACCCCAGCGTTGCGTGCCATCGCGCGCCGTCGTTTTCCTCAGACGCGGTTGCTCTCGGGCGAACAGATACTCTGCGACGATGGCAAGTGGCGCACCTTTCAAGCCTTGCGGGTCAAAATGTACCGCACCATCACCGCTTGGCTCAAAGAAGCGGCCCCACAAGCACCGCAGTACATGTGCATGGAAACCACGCCGGTGTGGGAAAAAGTTTTTGGCCATGCGCCGTCGTGCGATAAGGACGTGGCGCGAATGCTGACCCAGCCGAATCTCGTGGCATCTTGAAGGCAGGATCTCGCCGCCTGCCGCGCCCACTACGCACAACGTGACACCGAAAAAATCGCTACCGTGCTTTTTTCCCAGCGCTTTGCCTCCGATCTCGATCCACAAGTCATTGTCATTTCTGTCATGACGCTGGTAATCATGCTGGGCTCCAGTGTGATCTCGCCGGTGCTGCCACTGTTGGCGCAGGAATTCGGGGTTTCGTATGCCGGTGCCGGGGCGCTGGTCTCGGCATTCGCGGTAGGTCGCATTCCTTTCGATTTCATCGGCGGGGCGATGGTGGATCGTACGAGTCCGCGTCTGGTCGCCAGCGGTGGAGCGGCAGTAGTCACGATTTCCGCCCTGTTGTCCGCCCGGGCAGAGAATTTCCACGCGCTCCTCTGGTTTCGGCTGCTCGGCGGTGTCGGGTCGGCATTGTTCATTATCACGGCCATGGCATTTCTGGCACGCACGGTGGCGCCGCAGCGCATGGGCAGAGCAATGGGGTTTTACCAAAGTATGCTGCTGCTGGGTGTCTCGTTCGGTCCCACAGTCGGTGGCCTCTCGGCCAGCGTGTTCCACAGTTTGCGAGCGCCCTTCTGGGCGATGGCGGCGTTGTCCTTCGCAGTGACCGTCCTGTGTTTGCGGTGGATCGGCGAGTTCCCTGCGGTGACTTCTCTACAGGGGCAAGCCGCAGAAAAGCGACCGACAATAGGGCAAGGCGCTGTGGCACAACTCCTCCGTGATGCTACCTTTCGCTTCGTCTGCGTTCTCACGTTTCTGATTTTCGCCGTTCGGTCGGGGATGATGCAGAACTTGATCCCGTTGTTCGCACGGCAAGAAACCGGCGTGGGGGAAACCGGCATCGGGATTCTGCAATCGTTGTGCTCGATCGCCAATTTCGCGATTCTCTGGCATGCTGGCCGCTTGCTCGATCAAGCTGGGCGCTTGCGCGTGACGCTCCCTATTGTCTGGCTGACGGCTGGTGTGATTCTGCTGTGTCCATGGGCAACAACCCTGACACGGCTGGCCTTGATCAGCAGTGCCTTTGGGATAGTCGTGGGCTATCTTGGCCCGGCACCGGCGGCGATCATCGCTGACATTGCCCCTAGAGGAGCAGTCGGCTCTGTCATGGGCATGTATCGCGTAAGTGGAGACTTCGGGCTACTCCTCGGTCCAGTGTTTGTGGGCTGGGCAGCGGAACGTTTCGGGTTTACTTGGGCGTTTCTGACCGTTGCCGCATGTACGGTGTGTGTGGCGCTGCTCGGACTCGGGGCGCGCGAAACTCTAGGGTCGCGGCAAGACGGCAGTGCGTAAAGAGCATAAATCAGGGAGAAGTCTATCAAGCGAAAGGTCACGGTGCCCCATGGAACAAAAGCTCGCCGAAGCGTTAAGCGCAATCACCACCGGCATCTACGTGTTGACGGTAAGCGAAGGGCTGCTACGACACGGCATGTCCTCGTCGTGGGTTACGCAAGTCTCCGGCGACCCGCCGCTGATTATGGCGGCAGTCGATCGGCACCATTTCAGTCACGGCATTCTCGCACGCCAAGGCGTGTTCGGCTTGAACGTCGTCGGCAGGAACAACAAGGCTCTGGAGGATTATTTCTTCTCCGCCGCCGCTCGTAAGCCGGAGAACCTCGAAACGTTCGCCTATGACTTGGGAGAGACCGGGGTGCCGCTCCTGTGCTTGGCGATGGCGGTGTTGGAGTGTCGCGTCGTGGCGAGCTACCCTGCCGGCGATCACACGCTTTTTGTCGCGTCGGTCGTGCGCGCGGAGGTACGCGAACAAGATCGTCCCATCACTTCGCTCGACCTTCCCTATGTGTACGTGGGGACGGTCGTTCAACGTCATTGACAGAGCAGTGACCGCTCTGGTAGCAGTCTGAACACGCGGACCACCAGGAGGAGCTATGGCCATCGATCAACGCGAGCTGCGCAACGTCATGGGGAATTTCGCCACCGGCGTGACGATTATCACCACCAAGAACGCAGCCGGAAAACCTTTTGGACTGACGGCAAACGCCTTTAGTTCGCTCTCGCTCGATCCCCCGCTCCTGCTCATCTGTGTCGATAAGAAAGTCGATTGCTATGCTTGCTTCGACAAATCCCAGGTCTTTGGCGTGAACTTTCTCAGTGAAGATCAGGATCAGCTTTCCACCCGCTTCGCCACCAAAGGTATCGAGAAATTCGAAGGCGTTTCCTACCAACTCGGAGAGCTTGGCGTGGCGCTCCTCGACGGCGCTGCGGTGCATATCGAATGCAAAGTCGCCAGCGCCTACGAGGGCGGCGATCACACCATTTATGTGGGCGAGGTACAAACCGCTAAGGTGCTCGGCGACCGCCCGCTGCTGTTTTTCCGGGGCAAGTATTTTAAGTTGCCGCAATGACGCCTTTCGAGTGTCAGCTCTTAGCAGTCAGCTCTCAGCTTTCAGCTAGAAAGAAAACGGTGCCCCGCTTGGCCAAGAGCTAAGAGCTAAAAGCCTCTCCGCACCCTACAACACCTGCTTCTTGAGCACTTTCCCTTCAGCATCGATTTCGTAAACGATCGGCACGCCGGTGCCGAGATTCAGCTCCAACACTTGTTCGCGCGTGAGTCGGTCAAGATGCATAACCACCGAACGGAGGCTGTTGCCGTGCGCGGCGACAAGCACGTTGTGTCCGGCTTGAACGGCGGGGAGGATCTTCGCCTCGAAATATGGCAAGGTGCGTGCGGCGGTATCTTTCAAGCTCTCGCCGCCCGGTGGCGCCACATCGTAGCTGCGGCGCCAAATATGCACCTGCTCGTCTCCGAACTTCTTCGCGGTCTCTGCCTTATTCAGTCCTTGCAGATCGCCATAGTGCCGTTCGTTCAGCGCTTGATCCCGCTCCACCGGTAGACCGCTTTGCCCAAGGACCTCAAGCGCAATTTCCATCGTGCGGATGGCGCGCTGAAGCACAGACGTGAACACGAGATCGAACCGTACGCCCGCAGCTTTCAGTTTCTCCCCGGCCTGACGCGCCTCTTGTTCGCCTTTCGGAGAAAGCGGCACATCGACCCAGCCAGTGAAGCGATTTTCCAGGTTCCATTGCGATTCGCCATGACGAAGTAATACTAACTGTCCCATGTCTCCTCCCTCGGTTGTGGATCGGCATACCAAGGCCACGCGACCTCGGCAAGGGTACGGCCTGCTAGTGCTCGTTCAACTCCACGACGAGCAGACCGAACGGGAGCAGGCTTTCGAGCTTCAAAGGCACGTGTCTCGCATCGGGAGAGACCCAAAGAAGGGTCTCCTCTGGAAGGGCGTTTTTTTGCTTGTCGTCGCCGAACTGGACCCCTTCGAGTTGCAGGCGGATAGCGGGCCGCTCTTCGCCGGATACGAGAATGCTCTCGCGTCGCACTACGTGCGCGACGATGCGATAGCGATCTTTTCCGGTAAAGACCTCTAGCCGCTGCGGCGTACCGGGAGTCAGCTCCCGGCTCCGTAATACATACAACGCCGACAATGGATCGTTCACCCCCGCCGCCGGTTCGCTACGCTCGCGCGCTTGGTCTTTTCTCTTGCTCAGGCCAATCAGCATTTTCTTCGCCGGATCGAAGCGCACATCCAACTCTTGGGGTCGGTCTCTTTCCGTGTACGCGAACCGAAACGAAATCGGATTTAAGCCATCGACGGTGAATGCACCGTCCACCGTCCCGCGCACCCGAAAAAGCATATCCACGAGTTCGTTCGTGTGTCCGTGCGCCATCACCCGATAGATGTCTCGCTCCGGTTGACGATCCGTCCACAGCCGTAACGCACCGTCTCCGGCGGGAAGGTCATTGAGCTTGGCAACGTAGGAGAGCGCCTCGCCGGCAGCAAACACCGGCGACACCTGAGCAGGCCGTGTCCGAGCCGGGGCCGGCGGTGCCTCCGGCCACACGCGCTTCTCCGCCGCGAAGCCGGAGGGCAACAGACACACCATCGACACGAGTCCGATACTGACGACAAAGGCTGTACGCATGAGGCTACTATAACAGTTGGGCAAAAAGACTGCCCAGCCGGCAAAAAAAGAGGGCAGGCTTGAGAGCCTACCCTCTTCGGAAGAGGCGAGAGTTAGCAGGGTGTTACTTCGTAGCCGGCGCGGTCGGAGTGGTCGGCGCTGGTGCCGGGGTTCCCACGGTCTTCGCTGCAGACTGGGTCGGAGCGGTGGGAACACTGGCCGACGGCAGCGTGGATTTCGTAGCTTCGCTCACCGTGCTTTTCCCATGTTCGACCGTCTTCTCGCCGGTGGACTTCGCTGCATCCGAAAGGGTCGCCGCAGGTTTATTCTCCACTACCGGTTCGGACTTTTTCTCAGGCGCGTTTGCCGACTCCTTCATCTTCGATCCGGAGTCCGCCTTCACCGAAGGCTGGGTTGACGCCGAGGAAGGCAGCACGTTCTCGGTTCCGCTATGCACGACCGACTTCCCGGTCTCGGTGGCAACGGTTTCTCCGGATTTGTTGTCGACCTTAGCTTCGTCACGAGCGAAACTGAGGTAGGTTATGCCAGACACCATCACGACGGCAGCGGCAAAGAAAGCAATGCGTTTCATCGAACTTTTCCTTTCTTGTCTCGATCAATTTTGTTGACCGAGGGTCAGGGGTTGAGGTTTCGAGCTTCATTCCTTCCGGGAATTCCCTGTTTGTCAGCGCTTTCTGATGGAGCAAAACACAGCGCCACAAAAGAAGTTGCGTTGGGGTTCCCGGAGGCGGTAACATGGCGAGCATTGGAGAATGACGCATGCGACGTATCCGTGACTTGCGCAAATATGAATTGCCGGACACCTTGCTCGACATTTGGACTCAACAACAAGGCGAGTTTCTCTTGCCCGTGCAAGAAGTGGCGGTGCAGCGGTATGGCTTATTCGAGGGGCGAAGTTTGGTCATCTCCTCCCCCACGTCGTCGGGGAAAACTTTCGTCGGGGAAATGGCGGCCATGCGCGCGACCTTCGCCGGCAAGCGGGTCCTCTACCTCACACCGCTGCGGGCACTGGCCGAGGAGAAATTCCAGACCTTCCAAGCACGGTACGGGAACTACGGCGTCAAAGTCGTGGTCTCCTCCCGAGATCGGCGCGAGTTCGATCATGACATCGAACAAGGCGACTTTCACCTTGCCGTGCTCGTCTACGAAAAGCTCTCGCAACTGCTGGTGCGCCAACCGCATCTGCTGCGCAGCGTTGCACTTGTCGTCGTGGATGAGTTGCAGATGCTCGGCGATCCAGAGCGCGGCCCCGGCCTCGAACTCTCGCTCGCCAAGTTGCTCGCCTCGCAGCCGCGTCCGCAGTTGCTCGGACTTTCCGCCGTGCTGCGCGAAGCCCAACCGGTAGCAGAGTGGCTGGAGGCCGATCTGCTCTCGCAGGACGAACGCCCGGTGGAACTCTATCGCGGCGTGCTGTTGGGGGGCCGCTTCCGCTACAAAGCCTACAACAGCGGGGAAGAGGGAGAACAGCGTCTGGCAACGACGGAGTCCGACGACCCGCGCGAAATCTTGTTCATGAACGTGAAACACTTAGTCGAGCAAGACGAGCAAGTGTTGATCTTTCTCAAAGGGAAGCGCGATACCGTGCAGTGCGCGCTGGCACTGGCGGAGGCACTGCAACGGCCACCGGCGCACGAAGCCCTGGCCGCGCTGGAGTCTCTAGAGGAAACCTCTCTCAAAGCTCAATTACGGACGGCGTTCTCCGGCAGTGTGGCGTTTCATCATGCCGACCTCACCTCGGAGGAGCGTGCGGTCGTAGAAACGTTTTTTCGCAACGGCACTCTGCGAGCGATTGCCTGCACCACCACTTTGGCATTCGGTGTGAACTTGCCGGCGACGACGGTTTTCATCGAAGCCGTCAAATGGGATACCGACAAACGCACTGGAGCAGCGATCGAAACGCCGATTTCCTGGGCGGAATACGAGAACATTTCCGGGCGGGCCGGGCGCCTGGGTTTCAAGGACGAGTTCGGTCGCTCGATCCTGATCGCCACTAACCAGTTTCAGGCTGACCTCTTGTGGCGCAGCTATGTGATGGGTGAACAGGAACAGTTCTCGCCCGCGCCTGGACAGGAAGGACTGGCGGACCGGGTCCTGAATCTCATCGCCTCGAAAGTGTGTCTGAGTAAAGAGGAATTGTACGCCTTCTTTCCCTTGACCTACCTCGGCTTTCAGCAACGGGGAAAAATGGCGGGAATCACTGCCGCAATCGACAAAGCGCTGGCCGCCTTGGAACGTGCGCAGCTCATCACTGTGGGGAACGATGACCATCTTGAAGCCTCTACTCTGGGTGAAGCTGCGGCACGCAAAGGCATCCGTGCGGCGACGGCAGTGCGGCTGGCGCGGTTCTTCGAAACGGCGCACGGGCGTGCGATTCCCGAAGTGGAGTTGTTCTACTTCTTGAGTCAAACCGAAGAAGGAAAGAAGACGCACCTCCCGCTGTCGAGCACGGAACATCGCGGGCGTATATACGAAAGCAAAATCGGTGAATATCTGCACGAGCGCGGCGAAGAGCCGGGTGAAGATTTGAAGCGCCTGCTCAACGCGCGCATGCTCCCCACTTCTCAAGAAACACGCTCGGCGAAGATGGCGCTTTTGCTCATGGGCTGGGCGCAAGGAGAAGAGCTGTCGCAGCTCGAAAGTCGCTATCAATGCTACGCCGGCGCGATCCTCACGACCTCGGACGAGGTGAGTTGGTTGGTGGACGCAGCGGCGGAAGTCGCGCAGGTCATGGGCTGGAACCCTGCCGAGCGTCTCGCCGAATTGGCGGAGTGCACGCGCTTCGGCGTGTCCGCCGCATGTCTGCCTCTGGCGCGCGCACAGATCCCCGGGCTTGGGCGCGAGGACATCCGTACGTTGGTGGAAGCCGGGCTCGACTCGCCTGCAGCACTGCGGGAAGCCGCGACCGACGTTTTGGCGCGCTACCTGTCCTTCAAACAAATCGAAACCCTGCGCGCGGCATTGCAGTAACCACCGCCAAGCGCTTTTTTTCGTAAGGCTAACGACTCGTATGACAGACTATTTTCCGCAGACACTGCTTGCGCAAGCGCGCACCATTCTCGAAGCCGAGATGCCATCCTTACCGACGCCGCTCTTCGCCGCGCTCGCTCAGGCGCAGGTTATAAGCGAAGAAAACGGCCACAGCCTCCGCCTCGGCGACCACCTCGTCGCGTTTCGCTCCCACCACGGCGTATTGACTTTCTTTTCGCCGCCGACACTCGCGGCGGGACGACGGCAACGTTGCGCGGCGTTCGATCGCAACGGTCGCCCGCTCTTATTCCTGTACTGGAATCCGGACGGCAAATTCACCCACGGCAAAGTGCGTGGTCTCGACGGTCGCTTCCTGGGGATCGTGCGCGGCACAGGAACGCATTTGGGCTGGGGGGATTCCGACAGTGTGTGGCTGCTGGACGGAGAAGAAGGCTTTGTCCTCGAGCGGACGCTCACGCTGTTTCGCTCCGTTCCTTACGAAGACCTCGACTTTTTACCGCCGCTGGATAACCCTGTGGCGCTGCCGGCTGGCGGCGGCTCCAGCGTCCTCAATGTGCTGGCGCTCCTCGCGCTGGACCAGGGGAAATCGCTCTTACGCTATCGTGGCCCCTATCCGAGCGATCGACTTTTTGTCGCCTTGCGCGAGTCCTTCCGCTATAGCGGCGAACCTGGAGTCATGCGCGAGCGTTTCACCCAGGGTGCCGAGGAAGCCGCCGTCCAACTGGAGATGAAAGAAGCCGAGGTGGATTGGGAACCCCGTCCGCACGACCGCTTCTTCCCGGCGGCGCACACCTGCGTCCAACTGCGAGACGGCGTGGAGAAAGTCTACGACCGGGGCACGATGTATTATCGTCCAGACCTGACAGCGGACGCGGCGACCGTGTGGCTCCGGCGCACAGAGGAGGGACGGACGCTGTACATTGCCGGGCTGACGATGCTTGGCCAAGCGCTGGAAGCGCACTTGGTACTCGATGAGGCTGGCAACATCGTCGAGCGTCCGCCGGTACGACGAGACTGGGATGTACGTGGAGGCATGCAGCTCTCCGAAGACTGGAAAGCCACACTCGTCCGTTTGATCGCGTCCGAAAGTTCACCGTTGCTGCACTCCGCCCTCTGGCCGCAGATGGCAGAGCTGACCTTCTTATGGACGCCACTGCGCGGCAAGTTGTGGTCGATCGACGGGAACGAAGTCTGGTTGCATGCCGGCATCGCGTTCGTCTTTCGTGATGCGCTCTCCCGTACCAAGAGCGCTGGAGAACGGCTCTTGCTCGCCGCCCGCTTCGCCTCCGAACTCGCGCGCTTGATCGGCCCACTGGTACGCATGCGTGCGCAGGAACATTTATCCGGGCTGTCCCCACAAGACCAAGAAATCGCCCTGCTCTTCGCCTCTACCGGCGCTCAGGGGCTATCCGATAACGAGTTGCGCAAGTTCCTTACTCGCCTCGCGCTGGGAGAAGAGCTGCCAGTGGTGACGTAGGGGGACCTCCGCCAAATGAAGGGACAACAACTATGACCACTCTAGAATGGATTAATTTGGCAATCGGAGCAGGTCTCTTTGCCCTACTCGTCGTCATGGCCTGGGGAGTCACACGACACGCTGGAAAATAGAGAGGTGAAAATTTCGCTCATCCTTTTGCCACCCGCACCGTCTGACAATGCGCCTCAACGATGCGTTGCATGTCAGGCGCATACCCGCCGCCAAGTGTGATGACCAGCGGCAATCCAGATCGACGCGCGAATTCGCACACGATCCGGTCGCGTTCGCCCACACCCGCCATCGTTAGAGCAAGCTTGCCGAAGCGGTCACCGGCCAGAACATCGACGCC
Coding sequences within it:
- a CDS encoding DUF3108 domain-containing protein, encoding MRTAFVVSIGLVSMVCLLPSGFAAEKRVWPEAPPAPARTRPAQVSPVFAAGEALSYVAKLNDLPAGDGALRLWTDRQPERDIYRVMAHGHTNELVDMLFRVRGTVDGAFTVDGLNPISFRFAYTERDRPQELDVRFDPAKKMLIGLSKRKDQARERSEPAAGVNDPLSALYVLRSRELTPGTPQRLEVFTGKDRYRIVAHVVRRESILVSGEERPAIRLQLEGVQFGDDKQKNALPEETLLWVSPDARHVPLKLESLLPFGLLVVELNEH
- a CDS encoding DEAD/DEAH box helicase produces the protein MRRIRDLRKYELPDTLLDIWTQQQGEFLLPVQEVAVQRYGLFEGRSLVISSPTSSGKTFVGEMAAMRATFAGKRVLYLTPLRALAEEKFQTFQARYGNYGVKVVVSSRDRREFDHDIEQGDFHLAVLVYEKLSQLLVRQPHLLRSVALVVVDELQMLGDPERGPGLELSLAKLLASQPRPQLLGLSAVLREAQPVAEWLEADLLSQDERPVELYRGVLLGGRFRYKAYNSGEEGEQRLATTESDDPREILFMNVKHLVEQDEQVLIFLKGKRDTVQCALALAEALQRPPAHEALAALESLEETSLKAQLRTAFSGSVAFHHADLTSEERAVVETFFRNGTLRAIACTTTLAFGVNLPATTVFIEAVKWDTDKRTGAAIETPISWAEYENISGRAGRLGFKDEFGRSILIATNQFQADLLWRSYVMGEQEQFSPAPGQEGLADRVLNLIASKVCLSKEELYAFFPLTYLGFQQRGKMAGITAAIDKALAALERAQLITVGNDDHLEASTLGEAAARKGIRAATAVRLARFFETAHGRAIPEVELFYFLSQTEEGKKTHLPLSSTEHRGRIYESKIGEYLHERGEEPGEDLKRLLNARMLPTSQETRSAKMALLLMGWAQGEELSQLESRYQCYAGAILTTSDEVSWLVDAAAEVAQVMGWNPAERLAELAECTRFGVSAACLPLARAQIPGLGREDIRTLVEAGLDSPAALREAATDVLARYLSFKQIETLRAALQ